A window of Pantoea agglomerans contains these coding sequences:
- the yejK gene encoding nucleoid-associated protein YejK, with protein MSLDIDQIALHQMIKRDENQLELVLRDTLLPANATVEAMVEELHRVYSAKNKAYGLFNPESELAEALRNCRKGNDDFLAFSRAATGRLRDELAKYPFAEGGVVLFVHYRYLAVEYLLIAVLNSQRSMRVNEQLDISSTHYLDINHADIVARIDLTEWELTPESTRYLTFLRGRVGRKVADFFMDFLGASVGLDTKAQNRGLLQAVDDYCAESDLDKSERQNYRQQVYSYCNEQLQAGEEIALEELSKELPPLGEKSFQAFTQEQGYELEEHFPADRSTLRQLTKFAGSGGGLTLNFDAGLLGERVFWDPATDTLTIKGTPPNLRDQLQRRTSGK; from the coding sequence ATGAGTCTGGATATCGACCAGATTGCCCTGCATCAGATGATCAAGCGCGACGAGAATCAGCTTGAGCTGGTGCTGCGCGATACGCTGCTGCCCGCCAACGCCACCGTGGAAGCGATGGTAGAAGAGCTGCACCGCGTCTACAGCGCAAAAAATAAAGCCTACGGCCTGTTTAACCCGGAGAGCGAACTGGCGGAGGCGCTGCGCAACTGCCGCAAAGGCAATGACGACTTCCTGGCGTTCAGCCGCGCGGCGACCGGCCGCCTGCGCGACGAACTGGCTAAATATCCTTTCGCCGAAGGCGGGGTGGTGCTCTTTGTTCACTACCGCTATCTGGCGGTGGAGTATCTGCTGATAGCGGTGCTTAACAGCCAGCGCAGCATGCGCGTCAACGAGCAGCTCGACATCAGCAGCACGCACTATCTCGACATCAACCATGCCGATATCGTGGCGCGCATCGACCTGACCGAATGGGAGCTGACGCCGGAATCGACCCGCTATCTGACCTTCCTGCGCGGACGGGTAGGGCGCAAAGTCGCCGATTTCTTTATGGACTTCCTCGGCGCCAGCGTTGGCCTGGATACCAAAGCGCAAAACCGCGGTCTGCTGCAGGCGGTAGATGACTACTGCGCCGAGTCGGATCTGGATAAAAGCGAGCGGCAGAACTATCGCCAGCAGGTTTACAGCTACTGCAACGAACAGCTGCAGGCGGGCGAGGAGATCGCGCTGGAGGAGCTGTCGAAAGAGCTGCCGCCGCTCGGCGAAAAATCCTTTCAGGCCTTTACTCAGGAGCAGGGCTACGAGCTGGAAGAGCATTTTCCGGCGGATCGCAGCACGCTGCGCCAGCTGACTAAATTTGCCGGCAGCGGCGGCGGTCTGACGCTCAATTTTGACGCCGGGCTGCTGGGCGAGCGCGTTTTCTGGGATCCGGCCACCGATACCTTAACCATCAAAGGCACGCCGCCGAACCTGCGCGATCAGCTGCAGCGCCGCACCAGCGGCAAGTAG
- the rplY gene encoding 50S ribosomal protein L25 — protein sequence MLTINAEVRKEQGKGASRRLRTANKFPAIIYGGSEAAVSIELDHDAVMNMQAKPGFYTDVLTLVVDGKETNVKVQAVQRHPFKPKLHHIDFVRA from the coding sequence ATGTTGACCATCAACGCAGAAGTACGTAAAGAGCAGGGTAAGGGTGCGAGCCGCCGCCTGCGCACAGCGAACAAATTCCCGGCCATCATCTATGGTGGCAGCGAAGCCGCTGTTTCTATCGAACTGGATCACGACGCCGTGATGAACATGCAGGCTAAACCTGGGTTCTACACCGACGTGCTGACTCTGGTTGTCGACGGTAAAGAAACCAACGTGAAAGTGCAGGCCGTTCAGCGTCACCCGTTCAAGCCAAAACTGCACCACATCGACTTCGTACGCGCGTAA
- a CDS encoding DEAD/DEAH box helicase: MAFTLRPYQQDAVNATLNHFRQHAEPAVIVLPTGAGKSLVIAELARLARGRVLVLAHVKELVEQNHSKYQAYGLEADIFAAGLQRKESQRKVVFGSVQSVARNLAQFDSAFSLVIVDECHRISDDDNSQYQQIFTHLRQHNPQLRLLGLTATPFRLGKGWIYHFHYHGMVRGDEKALFRDCIYELPLRYMIKHGFLVPPERLDMPVVQYDFSRLTAQANGLFSESDLNRELKQQQRVTPHIISQILEFAEDRRGVMLFASTVEHAREILTLLPANSALISAETPAKERDATIAAFKAQQLKFLVNVAVLTTGFDAPHVDLIAILRPTESVSLYQQIVGRGLRLSPGKTDCLILDYAGNPHDLFTPEVGAPKGASDNEPVQVFCPACGFANTFWGKTTADGMIIEHFGRRCQGVLEDDEGHREQCDFRFRFKSCPDCGAENDIATRRCHQCDKILVDPDDMLKAALKLKDALVLRCGGMTLTHGRDDSGEWLKATYFDEDGTSVDERFRLRTPAQRKAFEQLFMRPHQRAPGVPLGWQTAADVVALQPLLRHPDFVVARAKGQFWQVREKLFDYQGRFRRANELR, translated from the coding sequence ATGGCTTTTACTCTACGTCCCTATCAGCAAGACGCGGTTAACGCGACCCTTAACCATTTTCGTCAACACGCCGAGCCGGCGGTGATTGTGCTGCCTACCGGCGCCGGCAAAAGCCTGGTGATCGCCGAGCTGGCGCGGCTGGCGCGCGGCCGCGTGCTGGTACTGGCGCACGTTAAAGAGCTGGTGGAGCAGAACCACAGCAAATATCAGGCCTACGGCCTGGAAGCGGATATCTTCGCCGCCGGCCTGCAGCGCAAAGAGAGCCAGCGCAAGGTGGTATTCGGCAGCGTGCAGTCGGTCGCGCGCAATCTGGCGCAGTTCGACAGCGCCTTTTCGCTGGTGATTGTCGACGAGTGCCACCGCATCAGCGATGACGACAACAGCCAGTATCAGCAGATCTTTACCCATCTGCGCCAGCATAACCCGCAGCTGCGCCTGCTGGGCCTGACGGCGACCCCGTTTCGCCTCGGCAAGGGCTGGATCTATCACTTCCACTATCACGGCATGGTGCGCGGCGACGAGAAGGCGCTGTTTCGCGACTGTATCTACGAACTGCCGCTGCGCTACATGATCAAGCACGGCTTTCTGGTGCCGCCGGAGCGGCTCGATATGCCGGTGGTGCAGTATGACTTCAGCCGCCTGACGGCGCAGGCCAACGGGTTGTTTAGCGAGTCGGATCTCAACCGCGAGCTGAAGCAGCAGCAGCGCGTGACGCCGCATATCATCAGCCAGATCCTTGAGTTCGCCGAAGATCGGCGCGGGGTGATGCTATTTGCCTCTACGGTAGAGCACGCGCGCGAGATCCTGACGCTGCTGCCCGCCAACAGCGCGCTGATTTCGGCGGAGACGCCGGCGAAAGAGCGCGATGCGACCATCGCCGCCTTTAAGGCGCAGCAGCTGAAGTTTCTGGTCAATGTCGCGGTGCTGACCACCGGCTTCGATGCGCCCCACGTCGATCTTATCGCTATTTTACGCCCCACCGAATCGGTCAGCCTCTATCAGCAGATCGTCGGCCGCGGACTGCGCCTGTCGCCGGGCAAAACCGACTGCCTGATCCTCGACTACGCCGGCAACCCGCACGATCTCTTTACGCCGGAAGTGGGCGCGCCGAAAGGGGCCAGCGACAATGAGCCGGTGCAGGTGTTCTGCCCCGCCTGCGGCTTTGCCAACACCTTCTGGGGCAAAACCACCGCAGACGGCATGATTATTGAGCACTTCGGCCGCCGCTGTCAGGGTGTGCTGGAAGATGACGAAGGCCACCGCGAGCAGTGCGATTTTCGCTTCCGGTTTAAAAGCTGTCCCGACTGCGGCGCGGAAAATGATATTGCGACGCGGCGCTGCCATCAGTGCGACAAAATACTGGTCGATCCTGACGATATGCTGAAGGCGGCGCTGAAGCTCAAGGACGCGCTGGTGCTGCGCTGCGGCGGCATGACGCTGACGCACGGCCGCGACGATAGCGGCGAATGGCTAAAAGCGACCTATTTCGACGAGGACGGCACCAGCGTTGACGAGCGCTTCCGTTTGCGCACGCCCGCGCAGCGCAAGGCGTTTGAGCAGCTCTTTATGCGCCCGCACCAGCGCGCGCCGGGCGTGCCGCTCGGCTGGCAAACCGCGGCCGACGTGGTGGCGCTGCAGCCGCTGCTGCGCCATCCCGATTTCGTGGTAGCGCGCGCTAAAGGGCAATTCTGGCAGGTGCGCGAGAAGCTTTTCGACTATCAGGGCCGCTTTCGTCGCGCCAATGAGCTGCGCTAA